One stretch of Flavobacteriales bacterium DNA includes these proteins:
- a CDS encoding response regulator transcription factor, with product MTLTDSHSTLQIIILEDEAIASRRLIRLLHEVVTREIQVVETFQTVAALIRYLENHPHPDLLLLDIMVADGTSFELFDHVEPQCPFIFVTAYDEFAVQAFRKHALDYLLKPIKRADLRDALERLPTPRAEDVQKAEQELSPYRSSFLIRFANKLTPVQVADIAYIHSSEKMAFFYLKNGQRIASDLRLQELINKLDPQKFIRANRQFIIHRESIDEVFVHSRSRLKVTLLPAAPETLIISTEMTPEFKKWLDGIS from the coding sequence ATGACTCTCACGGACTCGCATAGCACATTGCAGATCATCATCTTAGAAGATGAGGCGATCGCTTCCAGGCGATTGATCCGATTGCTCCATGAAGTAGTCACTCGGGAGATTCAAGTTGTAGAGACTTTCCAGACCGTAGCCGCGCTTATCCGATATCTGGAGAATCATCCCCACCCCGACCTTTTGTTACTGGATATCATGGTGGCCGATGGGACCAGCTTCGAACTCTTCGACCATGTGGAACCTCAATGTCCATTCATCTTTGTCACGGCTTATGATGAATTTGCTGTTCAGGCCTTTCGAAAACACGCCTTGGATTACTTACTCAAACCCATCAAAAGGGCCGATCTACGCGATGCCTTGGAGCGACTGCCTACTCCCCGTGCAGAGGATGTACAGAAAGCCGAACAAGAGCTCTCCCCATATCGCAGTTCTTTCTTGATCCGTTTTGCCAATAAGTTGACTCCCGTTCAGGTGGCGGATATAGCCTACATCCATTCTTCTGAAAAAATGGCCTTCTTCTACCTCAAGAATGGTCAACGCATCGCCTCGGACCTACGCCTTCAGGAACTGATCAACAAATTGGACCCCCAGAAATTCATACGTGCCAATCGGCAATTCATAATTCATAGAGAATCGATCGATGAGGTCTTCGTTCATAGCCGTTCCAGATTGAAGGTCACCCTTCTGCCAGCCGCTCCTGAGACACTGATAATCAGCACTGAGATGACTCCTGAATTCAAGAAATGGCTGGATGGAATATCCTGA